One part of the Streptomyces ferrugineus genome encodes these proteins:
- the asnB gene encoding asparagine synthase (glutamine-hydrolyzing): MCGLAGLARTDGQVLSPDTDGLLRRMARAVAHRGPDDQELLRSGPVGLAFLRLSLVDPATGGQPIHSPDGDVVLIANGEVYNHRELAATLPSGVRLRTGSDCEVLVHLYQQKGLRFLDDVRGMFAFVLWDRKKNRLLFARDRFGIKPLFYHRNSERVVFGSEIKTLFEDPACPRDLDWDSALSDQALTGAPDFVEGAPNTWFRGIELVPAATIVAIDLRDGSTENHRYWSFPRTADLRDELSPAEFTERYARLLADSVRECETSDTELGLFLSGGVDSASIAALSSIRPRTFTALNGSTLANQDSEYGHRVARHYGLDNHQVLFDVSQVPAAQEWKNLLWLLESPQCGPEVFYKRELYRFVKASFPEIKGMLLGGGSDEFNGGYTASFGDDWAEFASGVDGMALRDDHHRHRGLAAWWEQSPRPLVRAEVLRRGTPAEDPYERYLRWKYRDVQQYNCWHEDRTAAGSGIEARVPFLDHRLVELSACVPPSLRSRLTWDKRLLRDGLDGVLPPEFAERTKVGFFYGDGIRHTYRTFAGMLAADGDALLEEALSSPRAKEYLDADNARATLRALLQDPSSGHVEFLLRVVNLGLLEVMLQQPPTPPVEATPAPVPVELIIGDWESERVGIEARVLRRPDLHDALVPSLDDSVLLLTDQKDPLLRYLVTDGEIRFVVDGEEMPQWQRLLDGIDGQRTLGDLLAAAECELSDVEELLFQSAEFGLLTLSKPATGE; the protein is encoded by the coding sequence ATGTGCGGCCTTGCAGGGCTGGCCCGCACCGATGGGCAGGTGCTCTCGCCGGACACTGACGGTCTGCTGCGTCGCATGGCGCGGGCCGTGGCCCATCGAGGCCCCGATGATCAGGAGTTGTTGCGTTCCGGGCCGGTCGGCCTGGCTTTCCTGCGACTGTCCCTCGTGGATCCGGCCACCGGCGGCCAGCCGATCCACAGCCCGGACGGCGACGTGGTCCTCATCGCCAACGGGGAGGTCTACAACCACCGCGAACTGGCCGCGACCCTGCCTTCCGGCGTCCGCCTTCGCACCGGTTCCGACTGCGAAGTGCTGGTCCATCTGTACCAGCAAAAGGGCCTTCGGTTCCTGGACGACGTCCGGGGCATGTTCGCTTTCGTGCTCTGGGATCGCAAGAAAAACCGCCTTCTTTTCGCGCGCGACCGGTTCGGCATCAAGCCGTTGTTCTATCACCGGAACAGCGAGCGCGTTGTCTTCGGCTCCGAGATAAAGACTCTCTTCGAAGATCCGGCCTGCCCGCGTGATCTCGACTGGGACAGCGCCCTTTCCGACCAGGCGCTCACCGGAGCGCCGGATTTCGTCGAAGGTGCACCCAATACCTGGTTCCGCGGTATCGAACTGGTGCCGGCCGCGACCATCGTCGCCATCGACCTGCGCGACGGAAGTACCGAGAATCACCGCTATTGGTCTTTCCCCCGCACCGCGGATCTGCGTGACGAGCTCTCCCCCGCCGAGTTCACCGAGCGGTACGCGCGGCTGCTCGCCGATTCGGTGCGCGAGTGCGAGACCTCGGACACCGAGCTGGGCCTGTTCCTCAGCGGTGGCGTCGACTCCGCGTCGATCGCCGCCCTCAGCAGCATCCGCCCCCGCACGTTCACCGCGCTGAACGGCAGCACCCTCGCCAACCAGGACTCCGAGTACGGGCATCGCGTCGCCCGGCACTACGGACTCGACAACCACCAGGTCCTCTTCGACGTCTCCCAGGTGCCGGCCGCGCAGGAGTGGAAGAACCTGCTGTGGCTGCTGGAGAGCCCCCAGTGCGGTCCCGAGGTCTTCTACAAGCGGGAGCTGTACCGCTTCGTCAAAGCGAGTTTCCCGGAGATCAAGGGCATGCTGCTGGGCGGCGGCAGCGACGAGTTCAACGGCGGCTACACGGCCAGCTTCGGCGACGACTGGGCGGAGTTCGCGTCCGGCGTCGACGGCATGGCGCTGCGCGACGACCACCACCGCCACCGCGGTCTCGCGGCCTGGTGGGAGCAGTCCCCGCGGCCGCTGGTGCGAGCCGAGGTGCTGCGCCGCGGGACGCCCGCCGAGGACCCCTATGAGCGCTACCTGCGCTGGAAGTACCGCGACGTCCAGCAGTACAACTGCTGGCACGAGGACCGGACGGCCGCCGGCAGCGGCATCGAGGCCCGTGTCCCCTTCCTCGACCACCGTCTCGTCGAACTCTCCGCCTGTGTCCCGCCGTCGCTGCGCTCCCGGCTCACGTGGGACAAGCGCCTGCTCCGCGACGGACTGGACGGGGTGCTCCCACCCGAGTTCGCCGAGCGGACCAAGGTCGGGTTCTTTTACGGCGATGGCATCCGCCACACCTACCGCACCTTCGCGGGCATGCTCGCGGCGGACGGCGACGCCCTGCTCGAAGAGGCCCTGTCCAGTCCGCGGGCCAAGGAGTACCTCGACGCCGACAACGCGCGTGCCACCTTGCGCGCCCTTCTGCAGGACCCCTCCTCCGGGCATGTGGAGTTCCTGCTCCGCGTGGTCAACCTCGGACTGCTGGAAGTGATGCTCCAGCAGCCGCCCACGCCGCCGGTGGAGGCCACGCCCGCTCCCGTCCCGGTCGAACTGATCATCGGGGACTGGGAATCGGAGCGTGTCGGCATCGAGGCCCGGGTGCTGCGACGGCCCGACCTGCACGATGCGCTCGTGCCCTCGCTCGACGACTCGGTTCTGCTGCTCACCGACCAGAAGGACCCGCTACTGCGCTACCTGGTCACCGACGGCGAGATCCGGTTCGTGGTCGATGGCGAGGAAATGCCGCAGTGGCAGCGGCTGCTCGACGGCATCGACGGACAGCGCACCCTCGGCGACCTCCTGGCGGCCGCGGAGTGCGAACTCTCCGACGTCGAGGAACTGCTGTTCCAGTCGGCCGAGTTCGGCCTGCTCACCCTCTCCAAACCGGCGACGGGCGAGTAA
- a CDS encoding PqqD family protein encodes MSLTTSTADVVPRLGLAARFRRFRDKTLIAVGPNAMELSDSAAFILACVDGQRSVAGIGALLAEEYGIDVDEAVADTADLIGQLAEVRVLDLPNA; translated from the coding sequence ATGTCCCTGACCACCTCGACGGCCGATGTCGTGCCCCGGCTCGGCCTGGCCGCACGCTTCCGCAGGTTCCGTGACAAGACGCTCATCGCCGTCGGGCCGAACGCCATGGAGCTGTCCGACTCCGCGGCCTTCATCCTGGCCTGCGTGGACGGGCAGCGCTCGGTGGCCGGTATCGGGGCCCTGCTCGCCGAGGAGTACGGCATCGACGTCGACGAGGCGGTCGCGGACACCGCGGACCTGATCGGCCAGCTCGCCGAAGTCAGGGTCCTGGACCTGCCGAACGCCTGA
- a CDS encoding diiron oxygenase produces the protein MCGIVGLFVGCSALAYCPRKALAPAGATTAAGAAPAAGAAPAAGAGADGKQADVSYSSPFARWSERATVRRSPRRELSAPNSDASRYFSPELVPVARHPLIAELRPELFDTVLVQHLYRYLDFTAKLETLVVNRTALGIAQGSVGVELPEEMRFDAYKIYCDEAYHALFSVDLMRQVRDTTGIAPVLPEQPYFLRRLEEIQQELPPHTRALAELLFVTVSETLISASLAELPVDSEIVPAVRETIRDHAADEGRHHVYFAAFLRYLWAALDPAARREAALLVPRLIAAFLRPDTDAVRAELLGYGLTRDDAEQVLAEVYDEKTVAAHTRATAKRTISYFVALDVLDDPMVEHEFRTHGLL, from the coding sequence ATGTGCGGGATTGTCGGGCTCTTCGTGGGGTGCTCCGCCCTGGCCTACTGCCCCCGCAAAGCACTCGCCCCGGCCGGCGCGACGACGGCCGCCGGTGCCGCACCGGCCGCCGGTGCCGCACCGGCCGCCGGTGCCGGGGCGGACGGGAAGCAGGCCGACGTGTCGTACAGCTCCCCCTTCGCCCGCTGGTCGGAGAGAGCGACCGTCCGCCGGTCGCCCCGGCGTGAGCTGAGCGCGCCGAACTCCGACGCCTCCCGCTACTTCTCCCCCGAGCTGGTGCCGGTCGCGCGCCACCCGCTCATCGCCGAGCTGCGCCCCGAGCTGTTCGACACGGTGCTCGTCCAGCACCTCTACCGCTACCTGGACTTCACCGCCAAGCTGGAGACGCTGGTGGTCAACCGCACCGCGCTCGGCATCGCGCAGGGCAGCGTCGGCGTCGAACTCCCCGAGGAGATGCGCTTCGACGCCTACAAGATCTACTGCGACGAGGCCTACCACGCCCTGTTCTCGGTGGACTTGATGCGCCAGGTCCGCGACACCACCGGCATCGCCCCGGTGCTGCCCGAGCAGCCCTACTTCCTGCGGCGGCTGGAGGAGATCCAGCAGGAGCTGCCGCCGCACACCCGGGCCCTGGCCGAACTGCTCTTCGTGACCGTCTCGGAGACGCTGATATCGGCCAGCCTCGCCGAGCTGCCGGTCGACAGCGAGATCGTGCCGGCCGTGCGGGAGACGATCCGCGACCACGCCGCGGACGAGGGACGCCACCACGTGTACTTCGCCGCCTTCCTGCGCTACCTGTGGGCCGCCCTCGACCCCGCGGCACGGCGGGAGGCGGCGCTGCTGGTGCCCCGGCTGATCGCGGCCTTCCTGCGGCCCGACACCGACGCCGTGCGCGCCGAGCTGCTGGGCTACGGGCTCACGCGCGACGACGCCGAGCAGGTCCTGGCCGAGGTGTACGACGAGAAGACCGTCGCCGCGCACACCCGGGCGACGGCCAAGCGGACGATCTCCTACTTCGTGGCGCTGGACGTGCTGGACGACCCGATGGTGGAGCATGAGTTCCGCACCCACGGACTGCTCTGA
- a CDS encoding ATP-grasp domain-containing protein — MHIAIVDVNPPAVRAVRLAKEAGHRVTFLQPALTQYALTGETLKAVRAVDRLIDGIDTTDPAAVLEALEKCHAESPIDVAVTFQELAAEAVAAACRSLGLRGTAPDAVFTARRKDRCRAALEEAGLASARWARALDVDEALAAAGRIGYPVVIKPPSGSASLLSHVADDPQEAAAACRNVLTGTDGVPAHWRTQFARGVLVEEKLTGRLVSVEIGARRGEFFPFCVTGRFRSPENEVVELGSCVPAGLSPQESADCVAYAEEVCRAIGADQGVFHLEVMVTERGPVLVEFNPRVMGGGLPHAYRHATGQDIYRSWLQLMTGEPVDVPGGITGCTAVFAVVPRDGGRLSATACLTPLDGQADVLEVIGFDAYRTGPGETVAPGQAVARFILRAGDRRAAVGRAEELLGRLEGTLGIRLMTGDLDA; from the coding sequence GTGCACATCGCCATCGTCGACGTCAATCCCCCCGCGGTGCGGGCCGTACGGCTCGCCAAGGAGGCGGGCCACCGGGTGACGTTCCTGCAGCCCGCGCTGACGCAGTACGCGCTCACGGGCGAGACCCTGAAGGCCGTACGGGCGGTGGACCGGCTGATCGACGGGATCGACACGACGGACCCCGCCGCCGTACTCGAAGCGCTGGAGAAATGCCACGCCGAGTCGCCGATCGACGTGGCGGTGACGTTCCAGGAGCTGGCCGCCGAAGCGGTGGCCGCCGCCTGCCGGAGCCTCGGGCTGCGCGGCACCGCGCCCGACGCGGTGTTCACCGCCCGGCGCAAGGACCGCTGCCGGGCGGCGCTCGAGGAAGCGGGGCTGGCGTCCGCCCGCTGGGCCCGCGCGCTCGACGTGGACGAGGCGCTGGCCGCGGCCGGGCGGATCGGCTACCCCGTCGTGATCAAGCCGCCGTCCGGCAGCGCCAGCCTGCTCTCGCACGTGGCCGACGATCCGCAGGAGGCGGCGGCCGCCTGCCGGAACGTGCTGACCGGCACGGACGGGGTCCCCGCGCACTGGCGGACCCAGTTCGCGCGGGGCGTCCTGGTGGAGGAGAAGCTCACGGGCAGGCTGGTCTCGGTGGAGATCGGCGCCCGGCGGGGCGAGTTCTTCCCGTTCTGCGTCACCGGCCGGTTCCGCTCACCGGAGAACGAGGTGGTCGAACTGGGCTCGTGCGTCCCGGCGGGGCTGTCGCCGCAGGAGAGCGCCGACTGCGTCGCCTACGCCGAGGAGGTCTGCCGGGCCATCGGAGCCGACCAGGGCGTCTTCCACCTGGAGGTGATGGTGACCGAACGCGGGCCGGTCCTGGTCGAGTTCAATCCGCGGGTCATGGGCGGCGGCCTGCCGCACGCCTACCGGCACGCCACCGGGCAGGACATCTACCGATCCTGGCTGCAGCTCATGACCGGGGAACCGGTCGACGTCCCCGGCGGGATCACCGGCTGCACCGCCGTGTTCGCGGTCGTCCCCCGGGACGGCGGCCGGCTGTCCGCGACGGCCTGCCTCACGCCGCTCGACGGGCAGGCCGACGTCCTGGAGGTCATCGGGTTCGACGCCTACCGGACCGGTCCGGGCGAGACGGTCGCCCCCGGCCAGGCCGTCGCCCGCTTCATCCTGCGCGCCGGGGACCGGCGGGCCGCGGTGGGCAGGGCCGAGGAACTGCTGGGCCGGCTGGAGGGAACGCTCGGCATCCGGCTGATGACCGGCGACCTGGACGCCTGA
- a CDS encoding PIG-L deacetylase family protein, which translates to MTEQLQEFPTDWTRALAIVAHPDDVEYSAAAAVATWVDEGKEVVYLMASRGECGIDGLDPEKAAPIREREQRESAAVAGVQQVEFLDHPDGLIEYGPALRRDLTLAVRRHRPELVFTLNHHDHWRGVSWNTPDHRNVGRAALDAAADAANRYLFPEEGLEPWEGVRWQAVAGSPYPTHAVDVTWAVERGVRAVLEHATYLQALTDEEPEAYVRGFLGRNLAAAGARFGGRPAVSFEVFHRDPYRVRGGEVHYR; encoded by the coding sequence ATGACTGAACAGCTCCAGGAGTTCCCCACCGACTGGACGCGTGCCTTGGCCATCGTCGCGCACCCCGACGACGTCGAGTACTCGGCCGCCGCCGCCGTCGCGACCTGGGTCGACGAGGGCAAGGAGGTCGTGTACCTGATGGCGAGCCGGGGTGAGTGCGGGATCGACGGCCTGGACCCCGAGAAGGCGGCGCCGATCAGGGAGCGGGAGCAGCGCGAGAGCGCCGCGGTCGCCGGCGTGCAGCAGGTGGAGTTCCTCGACCACCCCGACGGGCTGATCGAGTACGGCCCCGCGCTGCGCCGGGATCTCACGCTCGCGGTGCGCAGGCACCGCCCGGAGCTGGTCTTCACGCTCAACCACCACGACCACTGGCGCGGTGTCTCGTGGAACACCCCGGACCACCGCAACGTCGGCCGGGCCGCCCTCGACGCGGCGGCCGACGCCGCCAACCGGTACCTGTTCCCCGAGGAGGGCCTGGAGCCCTGGGAGGGGGTGCGCTGGCAGGCGGTGGCGGGATCCCCGTACCCCACGCACGCCGTGGACGTCACCTGGGCGGTGGAGCGCGGCGTCCGGGCGGTGCTGGAGCACGCCACCTACCTTCAGGCGCTGACCGACGAGGAGCCGGAGGCCTACGTCCGGGGCTTTCTGGGCCGCAACCTCGCCGCCGCCGGAGCGCGGTTCGGCGGCCGGCCGGCGGTGTCCTTCGAGGTCTTCCACCGCGACCCCTACCGGGTGCGCGGCGGTGAGGTCCACTACCGCTGA
- a CDS encoding MFS transporter, whose product MRRPVRVFPKQLAPSAPADRSLGAPFRIFQASVLGSNLADGVYLVTLPLLALSLSGSALVVSAVGVAMRAPWLLLILPAGVVVDRCAPMAVMNWASKCRFPLVAVLGLLAWAGMLPVWALVAGAFLIAAMGTFVDLAAQSLLPRLVAPELLPRANANLQSGQTLAAQFAGPALGGVLASMHGVGFTVAAVLYAGGLIGLALLHRRPGVFRGHTLPAAPREPGPAGRGIASMWRDLREGAAYFRRRHDLIGLAAVAATGNIAFAATMTMLPVWVVSPGRLGLPSSAMGVIAAAPAVGGVLAGLVAARLLKRFGGRTVLGFCAPAVGLCVAAIALPTPPAAFAALAVCGGLMVQLNVMSMSHRQSTIPTALFARVNSVYRWIILGVSPVGALLGGLVAQRFGTAAVFLSAGALALAAGTVLPALLFHPSPQGPDRLAEPRPTDEELTHD is encoded by the coding sequence GTGAGACGGCCCGTGCGTGTCTTCCCGAAGCAGCTCGCCCCGTCCGCACCGGCGGACCGGAGCCTCGGCGCCCCGTTCCGGATCTTCCAGGCATCCGTCCTGGGCTCGAACCTGGCGGACGGCGTCTACCTGGTCACGCTGCCGCTGCTGGCCCTCTCCCTGAGCGGCTCGGCGCTGGTGGTCAGCGCCGTGGGCGTCGCCATGCGGGCGCCGTGGCTGCTGCTGATCCTGCCCGCGGGAGTGGTCGTGGACCGCTGCGCGCCGATGGCCGTCATGAACTGGGCGTCGAAGTGCCGCTTCCCGCTGGTCGCCGTGCTCGGCCTGCTCGCCTGGGCGGGGATGCTGCCGGTGTGGGCGCTGGTGGCCGGCGCGTTCCTGATCGCGGCGATGGGAACCTTCGTGGACCTCGCCGCCCAGTCGCTCCTGCCGCGTCTGGTCGCCCCGGAGCTGCTTCCCAGGGCCAACGCCAATCTGCAGTCCGGCCAGACCCTCGCGGCGCAGTTCGCGGGCCCGGCCCTCGGCGGCGTCCTCGCCTCGATGCACGGCGTGGGCTTCACCGTCGCGGCCGTGCTCTACGCGGGAGGGCTGATCGGCCTCGCCCTGCTGCACCGCCGGCCGGGCGTGTTCAGGGGGCACACCCTCCCGGCCGCGCCCCGGGAGCCGGGGCCGGCCGGCCGCGGGATCGCGTCGATGTGGCGGGACCTGCGCGAGGGCGCCGCCTACTTCAGACGGCGCCACGACCTGATCGGCCTCGCCGCCGTCGCCGCCACCGGCAACATCGCGTTCGCCGCCACCATGACCATGCTGCCGGTGTGGGTGGTCTCCCCGGGGCGGCTCGGACTGCCGAGTTCGGCCATGGGCGTCATCGCCGCCGCCCCCGCTGTGGGCGGCGTGCTGGCGGGCCTGGTGGCCGCGCGGCTGCTGAAGCGCTTCGGCGGGCGGACGGTGCTCGGCTTCTGCGCCCCCGCCGTGGGGCTGTGCGTGGCCGCGATCGCCCTGCCCACCCCGCCGGCCGCCTTCGCCGCGCTGGCCGTGTGCGGAGGGCTGATGGTGCAGCTGAACGTGATGAGCATGTCCCACCGGCAGTCCACCATCCCGACCGCCCTGTTCGCACGGGTCAACTCCGTCTACCGGTGGATCATCCTCGGCGTCTCGCCCGTCGGAGCCCTGCTCGGCGGTCTCGTCGCGCAGCGGTTCGGCACCGCCGCGGTGTTCCTGTCAGCAGGCGCGCTGGCCCTGGCCGCGGGCACCGTGCTGCCCGCCCTGCTCTTTCACCCCTCACCCCAAGGCCCCGACCGCCTTGCGGAACCCCGACCGACCGACGAGGAACTGACCCATGACTGA
- a CDS encoding ATP-grasp domain-containing protein has translation MGAVGWACRTDTAGPAEAAAPATEPSGDAEDARAAAALFDGIHGADGPWRPVRPLLLPADDYRRTADLSARAARLMLDAVLRRARTAGELLAALGSRPEAFPLLDHDALLGGHLLAAIRPDILMERGTPRFVELNVDSALGGVLQADLVTDRFLRRYRCAPLPGGPALTAPPSAVEARAEALRSFLALPSGAAVLLPHFRVGNLPGLAEDPARFAAWLAPVFRSARRHGIELFSHPLENLTTDRDGRLRAGGLPVDGVFRSFVSHSQGASPGLTALARAVSTGAVGMFTPEATMLLTNKKTLAWLWEDLDRLPPREREFVTAHIPRTVRLEPTAGGAAPREALTGRSRLVLKPADGFGGRGVVIGAAVSDDTWHAEVERAARQGGHVLQERVEPDRVRLGFVHTSSGEVTDAEVPYVLGPFLYGLRASGMLVRHGTPSAGPVLNAGAGAVMNSVLLVGA, from the coding sequence ATGGGAGCCGTGGGATGGGCTTGCCGGACGGACACGGCCGGCCCGGCCGAGGCCGCGGCCCCGGCAACGGAGCCGTCCGGCGACGCCGAGGACGCCCGCGCGGCCGCCGCGCTGTTCGACGGCATTCACGGCGCCGACGGCCCGTGGCGGCCGGTACGTCCCCTGCTGCTGCCCGCCGACGACTACCGCAGGACGGCGGACCTGTCCGCCCGCGCCGCCCGGCTGATGCTGGACGCCGTCCTGCGCCGGGCCCGGACCGCCGGCGAGCTGCTGGCGGCGCTCGGCTCCCGGCCCGAGGCGTTCCCCCTGCTCGACCATGACGCCCTGCTCGGCGGGCACCTGCTGGCCGCGATCCGCCCGGACATCCTGATGGAGCGCGGCACGCCCCGGTTCGTCGAACTCAACGTCGACAGCGCCCTGGGCGGCGTGCTCCAGGCCGACCTGGTCACGGACCGCTTCCTGCGGCGCTACCGTTGTGCGCCGCTGCCCGGCGGGCCCGCGCTCACCGCACCGCCGTCGGCGGTCGAGGCCCGGGCCGAGGCCCTGCGGTCCTTCCTCGCGCTGCCGTCGGGCGCCGCCGTCCTCCTCCCGCACTTCCGGGTGGGCAACCTGCCGGGGCTGGCCGAGGACCCCGCCCGGTTCGCCGCGTGGCTCGCGCCCGTCTTCCGCAGCGCCCGGCGCCACGGCATCGAGCTGTTCAGCCACCCGCTGGAGAACCTCACCACCGACCGGGACGGCCGCCTCAGGGCCGGTGGCCTCCCGGTGGACGGCGTGTTCCGCTCGTTCGTCAGCCACAGCCAGGGCGCGAGCCCGGGCCTCACGGCGCTGGCCCGTGCCGTGTCCACGGGCGCCGTGGGGATGTTCACGCCGGAGGCCACCATGCTGCTCACCAACAAGAAGACACTGGCCTGGCTCTGGGAGGACCTGGACCGACTGCCGCCGCGGGAGCGCGAGTTCGTCACCGCGCATATCCCGAGGACGGTCCGGCTGGAGCCGACCGCGGGCGGAGCCGCCCCGCGCGAGGCCCTGACCGGCCGCTCTCGCCTCGTCCTCAAGCCCGCGGACGGCTTCGGGGGCCGCGGCGTCGTCATCGGGGCCGCGGTGTCCGACGACACCTGGCACGCCGAGGTGGAGCGAGCGGCGCGCCAGGGCGGCCACGTCCTCCAGGAGCGCGTCGAACCGGACCGGGTCCGCCTCGGCTTCGTCCACACCTCCAGCGGCGAGGTCACCGACGCCGAGGTCCCCTACGTCCTCGGCCCCTTCCTGTACGGACTGCGCGCGTCCGGGATGCTGGTGCGGCACGGCACTCCCTCGGCGGGGCCCGTGCTCAACGCCGGCGCGGGCGCCGTCATGAACAGCGTTCTGCTGGTGGGGGCGTGA